The Musa acuminata AAA Group cultivar baxijiao chromosome BXJ3-6, Cavendish_Baxijiao_AAA, whole genome shotgun sequence region ttttaaaaaatcatgCCAATATATAAAatgcttttaaaaaattttaaaatctaattaggtaaatttattttaaaataaacttttatttatttattttgattttaaatttttttatatcttactaattaatgaGCTAAGtgaaagaatgttagattatatggttatatttaattaggtaagatatattatagatttaattaaattttgattatgattatcaacTAATATAAAGGAAGTCTGCTTATGATAGGATTCCGTAGGAGAACTTTTTGCGAGGGACTCTTCTAATTATCATCTTAGACTCTCTACTCTTACGTATAAAAAGATAAGACTTTTTAGGGACAAAGTACTATAAACTAagattatagatctatttttAATCTTTCTTGGTCCCTATTTGATCACTTATAATGGTCTTGTAAAAGATAAAGAGGGAAGAAGACGAATCTAATTCTCCTTGTAGATCGATGTCGCTGTAACTCATGGATCTAATGATGGTGtattgttaattttttttttgcataatagtaatataaatttaatttttatacttataaaataaaCTTTCAATCTTTAGAATCTCAATACACCATGTGATAGGGTTCGCTTAGGGAATAAAGAAGAGAGAGTAGATAAGAGAATAATCTCTTCCTTTATTATACGTGCAGAGTCAATAATCTTTTGCATTTCTCCATCTAAATTTGAGTTGCAAAGCTGCACAATCTACTAATTATCAATCATAAGGTCCATAAGCTTACAACATTTGAGGTGCAGAAGCTGACTATTCATCGTAGAATGTTCATCAAAGTTTCAATACACAACTCCCCTTCAGAGAGAAAAGTTGGATACAATCAACTTAACATTGCAGgcataagaagaaaaagaagaaaagttcaTATGGACTGTCACTCGCGAGCGACGATGACCAACTGCTTGCCAACATTTCGACCAGCAAAGAGGCCTACAAGTGCTGCAGGGGCATTCTCTAGTCCTTCAGCTATGTCTTCCACGTACACGATCTTCCCTTCCTTTATGTACTGCACTACCTTCTCCTCAAATTCCCGGTAGCTGCGGAAGTGATCGAATACAACGAACCCCTGCATGCGGATGCGCTTCGTGACGATGGCGAACAGGTGGTTCACACCTTCGGGTCTTTCGAGGTTGTACTGAGAAATCATTCCACATGCGGCGATTCGGCCATTGAGCCTCATGTTGTGGAGAACAGCTTCAAGCATCGCACCGCCGACGTTCTCAAAGTAGATGTCGATGCCCTCTGGGAAGCACCTGACAAAAACATGTTTCCATGATATAGAATGAAATGCTCTTTTAGCCGGAGAAGGTTAAGAAGTCTACTCCATGGCCAGCTTAGGCCCGAACAAGAAAGTTGTCTTgggaaatcgaatttttcagggaCAACTAGAGCATTAGGAATCAAACAAAGGTTCACTTTGAAGTTTTCAGGGACAATTAGAGCATTAGGAATCAGACAAAAGTTCACTTCTAATACAGCGTTGATTACAACAGATCATGCATTTCATGCAAAGAAAATGGATGCAAGAGCCTGACATATGACCTTCAAAAGACTGAATTCTGCACCAACAAGTGACTTACCTTCTCAGAGCTTTATTCAGATCTGGTTCTTTCTTATAGTTGAAAGCCTCATCAAAGCCAAACTTGTTTTTCAGTAGATTGACCTGAGAAAAGAAATGCAGAGGAAGAGTGAAAAGTTGAAAGACGAACATCCCCGAGTTTTATGCGCATATGAGAATATTAAGACATAATAGACATTTACAAACATGAGACAGTATCCATCAGATCATAGGATCAGTTTGCCATGTGAGAACCATATCTTGCCCTCCACTGGATACAGGTTTTGAACAAAGTGTGAGTTTCAATAGTAATGCCGATTTAACTTGATGCAGTATTAGTTTTCGGTCTTATGCATCGGCACTTGATGATCGATCGGTCTTAAAAAACTGGCTTGCATCATCAAAGATTAACATGAATGATTTACATGTGCATGCTACCATCTGGTTAGAGAAGTAAACAGAATCCGATCAAACCTTTTCGTCAGAGCCAGCACTTCCGACGACATAACAGCCCATTAGCTTTGCAAATTGCCCCACGAGCTGGCCAACAGCACCAGATGCTGCTGATATGAAGACGCGTTCCCCCTTCTTAGGGGAGCCAATCTCGTAGAATCCTACATATGCTGTGAAACCTGGCATGCCTGAAGACCAAAATACAAAAGATGATATTATAAAGTGTCTCAAGCACAGAATTCATGGTTTAATGGATGTTCAAGATGTTACTTCCTCGAGGAAGAACCAAAGTACTCACTTAGTGAGCTTATACTCGCGTTTCTTGGCAAGCTAATATATATGGCTTTTAAAGCATCGAGTATGTGAGTATAAGCTCACTTCCAAAAAATAAGATGGATGGAGAAaaccttccaaaaaatataaattttagtttGTTGGATGGAGAAAgccttttaaaaaaataaggtaTGTGGTTTACAATACTAAAGAAAAAAATTCATAATTGCAGTTAAAGATTCAAAGCTTTTGCTGCAACCAAAAATTTTTGGTACCCTGAACTGAATGTATCGATAAAAATAGATGTTTCTTTTGCTTCAAGAAAGGAGTCCCTTTGCtttgtattctttctttctagtGTTAAATGTGTTATGTGATGCATTTGAATAGAACTTTTCCTTCAAAATGCTTTGTCGTTGTTGGTGTTCACCCTTAAAGACACACAATCGATTATTCTGATAATCGATTATGTTTCTGACTTCTGCTTTGGTGAACTCAGATTACGTTTCCAATAGTTTTAGACCATCTCGACATATTCTTTGATAGAAATTTAGTTTAGAGATATCAGTTTTGTATAAATAGGACATCTTTCTATCATTACCAAGAGAAGTATCTATCCTCTATTCAAATCAAATCTCTTTGGTTGCCTCAAACATCATGAGTCGACCTTATATCTCAAAGTCAAAAGTCACTCAACAGTAAATTAAAAAATGAACTGAAAATCTTACATTCAcataatttcttattaataatcatCTAATTGTTATCACTTTGATTATATTAGGTAGCAATCAAACACGTTTCCGATCGGAAGTATAAACACTTTAGATAGGCCATGCATACATTGGCAACATGATCACCAAATTATattttgttgcagaaagaagaacatACAATTAATTACCAAGTAAAATGACTTGTAATGACAGATATACAAGAACCAGCAACTCACCAAGAATACCAGTATAGTAAGAAAGAGGCACATCGGTGTGGTTGATCTTGAAAAGTCCCTCTGTTGATGTCATGAGGCTATACTCTTCCCAACCGGTGATACCCCACACATAGTCGCCGATCTTAAAATCAGGATGCCCGGAGTCCAAAACTTTGCACACACCATAGCCGGTTATCGGCTGCACGCACGACACAAACAGGGCAATCATGAACGAAAGGAGAAAATGTCATCTAAATCTAAATATTCAAATAGAATTAACCATAGCAAAATATTAAGCTAATGGGTTATTTTTACTTGGGTTTGGCACTATGATTTCTCTAAAGAGCTCTGGATCCTTGGTCAGCCCCATAAATCCCGAATGGTAGGTAGGTATGAACCATAACCTAAAACCTCTCCATGGCCACATGAGCAACAGATGGACCAAACTAGATTATCGCAGATAATTGTTTGGGAGTTCATATGTCTCTTCGGAGAGGGGTAAAGGAAAAATCTAGGGCAGCACAAGCAGGCTCTCTCTCCCTCGGTCTCTTTTCAGCAACACCATCACCATTCTTCTTCTCAATTTCTGCACTCGATCTCTGTTCCACCAAACCTTAGAGACCTTGCAATCAACATATGGTTTCCTCCTTTCCCTAACCAACATCATCGATGCCCTAGGGAAAAAAGACCATCCGATTCCCT contains the following coding sequences:
- the LOC135641541 gene encoding 2-alkenal reductase (NADP(+)-dependent)-like; the encoded protein is MEDKVVVNKKVVLKHYIPDGPATESDMELVATDTLRLRLPPGSTAVLVKNLYLSCDPYMRSRMTKHDEPSYVDDLVPGTPITGYGVCKVLDSGHPDFKIGDYVWGITGWEEYSLMTSTEGLFKINHTDVPLSYYTGILGMPGFTAYVGFYEIGSPKKGERVFISAASGAVGQLVGQFAKLMGCYVVGSAGSDEKVNLLKNKFGFDEAFNYKKEPDLNKALRRCFPEGIDIYFENVGGAMLEAVLHNMRLNGRIAACGMISQYNLERPEGVNHLFAIVTKRIRMQGFVVFDHFRSYREFEEKVVQYIKEGKIVYVEDIAEGLENAPAALVGLFAGRNVGKQLVIVARE